One window of Thalassovita mediterranea genomic DNA carries:
- a CDS encoding DNA-3-methyladenine glycosylase 2 family protein codes for MSKPSQETLQQACDELMACDPAFAAAFAVTGLPDWRYSPPGYHTIARMIAFQQITTKAAATIWGRVEAELGEVTPASVLGASEDTLRSCGLSRPKIGHLKSIATAVDTGALDLTRVYHAQIEAARAELLAVKGIGPWTADLFLLYCGRLDAFPIADVGLMEAYRQLSGHEERYASKAFTELAEAWRPWRGVAAHLLWGWINAERAKAYSASGGNDA; via the coding sequence ATGTCGAAACCATCGCAAGAGACACTGCAGCAGGCCTGCGATGAGCTTATGGCCTGCGACCCGGCCTTCGCCGCCGCCTTCGCGGTCACCGGCCTGCCCGACTGGCGCTACAGCCCGCCCGGTTACCACACCATCGCCCGCATGATCGCCTTCCAGCAGATCACGACCAAGGCGGCCGCCACGATCTGGGGCCGCGTTGAAGCAGAACTTGGAGAGGTCACCCCCGCCTCGGTCCTTGGCGCCAGCGAGGACACGCTGAGAAGCTGCGGCCTGTCACGGCCCAAGATCGGCCACCTCAAATCCATCGCGACCGCCGTCGATACGGGCGCGCTCGACCTCACCCGCGTCTACCATGCACAGATCGAGGCCGCCCGCGCCGAGCTTCTCGCCGTCAAGGGCATCGGCCCATGGACCGCAGACCTCTTCCTACTCTATTGCGGCCGGCTCGACGCCTTTCCCATCGCCGATGTCGGCCTGATGGAAGCCTATCGCCAGCTCAGCGGCCATGAAGAGCGCTATGCCTCAAAGGCTTTCACAGAGCTCGCCGAAGCATGGCGGCCATGGCGCGGGGTCGCCGCCCATCTTCTCTGGGGCTGGATCAATGCGGAACGCGCAAAAGCCTATTCAGCAAGCGGTGGCAACGATGCCTGA
- a CDS encoding HNH endonuclease, with protein MPEVLTNPPNGRPALVLNADFRPLSYYPLSLWPWQDVVKAVFLDRVDIIAEYDTVVRSPSFEMRLPSVIALREFVRQDRSPAFTRFNVFLRDGFQCAYCGAPDELTFDHVVPRSRGGRTSWTNIVAACSPCNLKKGGRMPNDAGMVPHRKPVRPTNYQLQEIGRRFPPNHLHETWMDYLYWDVELEA; from the coding sequence ATGCCTGAGGTCCTGACTAATCCGCCAAATGGGCGGCCCGCTCTCGTTTTGAACGCCGATTTCAGGCCCCTTTCCTACTATCCGCTCTCGCTGTGGCCCTGGCAGGACGTCGTAAAGGCCGTCTTCCTCGACCGCGTCGACATCATCGCCGAATACGACACCGTCGTGCGCAGCCCGAGCTTTGAGATGCGCCTGCCTTCCGTCATCGCGCTCCGCGAATTCGTGCGTCAGGACCGCTCGCCCGCCTTCACCCGCTTCAATGTCTTCCTGCGTGACGGCTTCCAGTGCGCTTATTGCGGCGCGCCCGATGAGCTCACCTTTGACCACGTCGTGCCGCGTTCGCGCGGTGGGCGCACCAGCTGGACAAACATCGTCGCGGCCTGCTCGCCCTGTAACCTCAAAAAGGGTGGCCGGATGCCCAATGACGCCGGCATGGTCCCGCACCGCAAACCCGTCCGCCCGACCAATTACCAGCTGCAGGAAATCGGCCGGCGCTTCCCGCCCAACCATCTGCATGAGACCTGGATGGACTATCTCTACTGGGACGTCGAACTCGAGGCGTAG
- a CDS encoding peptidoglycan DD-metalloendopeptidase family protein, whose translation MRPSLIRLAFIPLAGLLLAAAPREYSREELSALEAQRQSAIRQLEALEKAESESGQDVTSLERQLISAALESRRREEQAAASEIKLIDLRTRLGSARDALVESTDNLEEIMANLAISGRHRPPALIAAPKEANAAIRAAIVMGGVAPQINEQTDRLASEIAELKSLEQSVLEEQDRLAAAEERLSAKQAEIETLVARKRAQYENVSSEAEALRARVRQIGGEAETLRDLLAALESQAPRAPAIKPRAQIQLAASRTSTPSRTTDAPRNPARSPAVANLRPLGREALGGLMQPVAGLVSRNWGDDLPGGETAKGLYIQPRASSDIVAPIDGTIEYADEFRSYGKLLIISTSDGYHIVLSGMGRIYGTPGQTVRAGEPVGRMSERANPPPELYLEVRRNGVPMNPARWMQGG comes from the coding sequence ATGCGCCCTTCTCTCATCCGCCTTGCCTTTATACCGCTCGCCGGTCTTCTCCTGGCCGCCGCACCGCGTGAGTATAGCCGCGAGGAGCTGAGCGCCCTTGAGGCCCAGCGCCAGTCCGCCATCCGCCAGCTTGAAGCCCTGGAGAAGGCCGAGTCCGAAAGCGGACAGGACGTCACCAGCCTTGAACGCCAGCTCATTTCCGCCGCGCTGGAGAGCCGCCGGCGCGAGGAGCAGGCCGCCGCCTCCGAGATCAAGTTGATCGATCTTCGCACGCGTCTCGGTTCGGCCCGCGATGCGCTCGTCGAGAGCACGGACAATCTCGAAGAGATCATGGCCAACCTCGCCATTTCAGGCAGGCACCGCCCCCCGGCCCTCATCGCCGCGCCCAAAGAAGCGAACGCCGCCATCCGCGCAGCCATCGTGATGGGCGGGGTCGCCCCGCAGATCAATGAACAGACCGACCGCCTCGCAAGCGAGATCGCTGAACTGAAATCGCTGGAGCAATCCGTGCTGGAAGAGCAGGACCGCCTCGCTGCCGCAGAAGAGCGCCTCTCGGCCAAGCAGGCCGAAATCGAAACGCTGGTCGCCCGCAAGCGCGCCCAGTATGAAAACGTCTCCAGTGAAGCCGAAGCCCTGCGTGCCCGCGTACGCCAGATCGGCGGCGAAGCTGAGACCCTGCGCGACCTACTCGCCGCGCTTGAAAGCCAGGCTCCGCGCGCTCCGGCCATCAAGCCGCGCGCCCAGATCCAGCTCGCCGCCTCGCGCACGTCAACGCCCAGCCGTACGACGGACGCGCCGCGCAATCCGGCCCGCAGCCCGGCTGTCGCCAATCTCAGACCGCTCGGCCGCGAGGCGCTCGGCGGCCTCATGCAACCGGTCGCAGGCCTTGTCTCACGCAACTGGGGCGATGACCTTCCAGGCGGTGAAACCGCCAAGGGTCTCTACATCCAGCCGCGCGCCAGTTCCGACATCGTCGCCCCGATCGACGGCACAATTGAGTATGCCGACGAATTCAGAAGCTACGGTAAGCTCTTGATCATTTCGACAAGTGATGGATACCATATCGTTCTGAGCGGAATGGGCCGTATTTACGGTACCCCGGGACAGACGGTACGCGCCGGTGAGCCAGTTGGACGCATGTCCGAACGTGCAAATCCGCCGCCTGAGCTCTATCTAGAAGTCAGGCGGAATGGCGTACCGATGAATCCGGCACGCTGGATGCAGGGCGGATAA
- a CDS encoding divergent polysaccharide deacetylase family protein, which produces MAAKAPREPSPLRSAIKHSVLSFATVGLALTAMAGGIHVWGSDDTSSPVRQIALFETEAPTITTPQLKTRLASSNAPTRQIAAPSFNEEDGAPPFVTDAMIARGEAGTPDLGVDYVDGVSRVVRVAAQSDEIPERQEVRINGISVSSGQSWQESRSTLALPRAPVAAVSERTPVGTLPKISDDGRTPAGVYARPFANTEGRPTVSIILGGLGINRTHTRSAIDELPPEVTLSFAPGTRDLQGWIDQARAAGHEVLLEVPLEAYELSSGPAHPQSLTTTMQEAQIESRLSALMASASGYFGLTNYQGGRFLRSPESVSHLARLTAARGLAFVEDGSLPRSAMDTVATDAPLRFRRANFPIDTQPHGGDIQERLLELETLAIDKGSAVGSGFAYPVTIDILKAWTDSLSAKGIVLAPASAATHTRPSVTAGRETASIDQQAGGQADMDAVDTTG; this is translated from the coding sequence ATGGCCGCAAAGGCACCCCGTGAGCCATCGCCGCTGCGTAGTGCTATCAAGCATTCGGTTTTGAGCTTTGCCACTGTCGGTCTTGCGCTGACGGCCATGGCAGGCGGCATCCATGTCTGGGGCAGCGACGACACGTCCAGCCCCGTCCGCCAGATCGCCCTCTTCGAAACCGAAGCGCCGACCATCACGACCCCGCAGCTGAAGACGCGGCTCGCCTCCTCCAACGCGCCCACGAGGCAGATCGCAGCCCCGTCCTTCAATGAAGAAGACGGCGCACCGCCCTTCGTCACCGATGCGATGATCGCCCGCGGTGAGGCGGGGACACCTGATCTTGGCGTTGACTATGTCGATGGCGTTTCTCGCGTCGTACGCGTTGCCGCGCAAAGCGATGAAATTCCTGAGCGTCAGGAAGTCCGCATCAATGGCATCAGCGTCTCTTCTGGCCAGTCCTGGCAGGAATCGCGCAGCACGCTCGCTCTGCCGCGCGCGCCGGTTGCCGCCGTGTCTGAACGCACCCCTGTCGGCACGCTCCCAAAGATTTCCGATGATGGCCGCACGCCTGCTGGCGTTTACGCCCGCCCCTTCGCCAACACTGAGGGGCGCCCGACCGTCTCCATCATTCTCGGTGGGCTCGGTATCAACCGCACCCATACCCGCTCGGCCATTGATGAGCTTCCGCCGGAAGTGACGCTGTCCTTCGCGCCGGGCACCCGCGACCTTCAGGGCTGGATCGATCAGGCCCGCGCCGCTGGCCACGAAGTGCTGCTGGAAGTCCCGCTTGAAGCCTATGAGTTGTCCTCTGGCCCGGCCCATCCGCAAAGCCTGACCACCACCATGCAGGAAGCGCAGATCGAGTCTCGCCTCAGCGCGTTGATGGCATCTGCGAGTGGCTATTTCGGCCTTACCAACTATCAGGGCGGCCGCTTCCTGCGCAGCCCGGAAAGCGTCTCTCACCTTGCCCGCCTGACAGCCGCCCGTGGTCTTGCCTTCGTTGAGGATGGCAGCCTCCCCCGCTCTGCCATGGACACCGTCGCGACGGACGCGCCACTCCGCTTCCGCCGAGCCAACTTCCCTATCGATACCCAGCCGCATGGCGGAGACATTCAGGAACGCCTGCTGGAGCTGGAAACGCTGGCCATCGACAAGGGCTCTGCCGTCGGCTCCGGCTTCGCCTATCCGGTCACCATCGACATTCTGAAAGCCTGGACCGACAGCCTTTCCGCCAAGGGCATCGTGCTCGCGCCCGCATCAGCGGCAACGCACACAAGGCCATCTGTCACGGCAGGCCGCGAAACTGCGTCCATCGACCAACAGGCGGGTGGGCAAGCAGACATGGACGCTGTAGATACGACTGGGTGA
- a CDS encoding DUF3426 domain-containing protein gives MILTCPNCETQYFAHDSTIGEAGRTVKCAACDHSWFVGQGEGQAAAAGRGAHEAYRKRVRDRKARASRMAAIVSWAVAACFLVGILGGAVLMRSRVVEAWPQSASAFSALGLKVNRFGVEFASEDAERFLDGTLPVLEISGEVRNFTKRPRRAPLVEVRLLDDGGVHIATYYAQVAQGEIAAGQTAGFSKRIENPPFEAFQLELGLVDEGEAGLESEQANVTPDLGGNP, from the coding sequence ATGATTCTCACCTGTCCGAACTGCGAGACCCAGTATTTCGCGCACGACTCCACGATTGGTGAGGCCGGGCGCACGGTGAAGTGCGCCGCGTGCGATCATAGCTGGTTTGTCGGTCAGGGCGAGGGTCAGGCAGCTGCTGCGGGCCGCGGTGCGCATGAGGCATATCGCAAGCGGGTGCGTGACCGCAAAGCGCGGGCGAGCCGGATGGCGGCGATCGTGTCCTGGGCCGTCGCGGCCTGTTTTCTCGTCGGCATTCTGGGCGGGGCTGTCCTGATGCGCAGCCGGGTGGTGGAAGCCTGGCCGCAGAGCGCATCTGCGTTCAGCGCGCTCGGCCTTAAGGTGAACCGGTTCGGTGTCGAGTTTGCCTCAGAGGATGCCGAGCGCTTCCTCGATGGGACTCTGCCTGTGCTGGAGATTAGCGGCGAGGTCCGCAACTTCACCAAACGCCCCAGGCGCGCGCCGCTTGTCGAGGTGCGCCTGCTGGACGATGGCGGCGTGCATATCGCCACTTATTACGCGCAGGTCGCGCAGGGTGAGATCGCGGCCGGACAGACGGCAGGCTTTTCCAAGCGGATCGAGAACCCGCCATTTGAAGCTTTCCAGCTGGAACTCGGCCTTGTCGATGAGGGTGAGGCTGGGCTTGAAAGCGAGCAGGCAAACGTCACACCAGACCTCGGCGGAAATCCATGA
- a CDS encoding HD domain-containing protein, giving the protein MMEGTKEDWEIISEHSRIFNKGLAKRVLDHLRLLDGDFGGFPVDRLEHSLQTATRAHRDGRDEEYVVCALLHDIGDTLGSMNHPDVAAAILKPFVSEENLWMVANHGVFQGYYFFEHLGLDRNMRDQFKDNPHFQRCAEFCHKYDQKAFDPEYQSEPLEFFEPMVERVFSKPKNSIYLRKKEEASA; this is encoded by the coding sequence ATGATGGAAGGCACGAAGGAAGACTGGGAGATCATCTCTGAGCATTCGCGTATCTTCAACAAGGGGCTCGCGAAGCGCGTTCTCGACCACCTTCGCCTGTTGGACGGCGATTTTGGCGGCTTCCCGGTGGATCGGCTGGAGCATTCGCTGCAGACGGCGACGCGCGCGCACCGCGATGGCCGTGACGAGGAATATGTCGTTTGCGCCCTGCTGCACGATATCGGCGACACGCTGGGAAGCATGAACCACCCGGACGTGGCGGCTGCGATCCTCAAACCTTTCGTGTCAGAGGAAAACCTCTGGATGGTCGCCAATCATGGCGTCTTCCAGGGCTATTATTTCTTCGAGCATCTCGGTCTCGACAGGAATATGCGCGACCAGTTCAAGGATAATCCGCACTTCCAGCGCTGCGCCGAGTTCTGCCACAAATACGATCAGAAGGCGTTCGATCCTGAGTATCAAAGCGAGCCGCTGGAGTTCTTCGAGCCGATGGTGGAGCGCGTCTTCTCCAAGCCGAAGAATTCGATCTATCTGCGCAAGAAGGAAGAGGCGTCGGCCTAG
- a CDS encoding alpha/beta fold hydrolase — protein MSRTILMIHGVGCGGEAWGPMQRAFEAAGWRVEAPTLFEDQRTIDNPPDSLKDLTLTDYIEAMSAKAREIEGETGAKPVIMGHSMGGLIAQNLAARGDASAAIFLTPAQTPDCQVQDLRLMITFWSILKAGKKNVPENSYKVGKFGFKWGVMNEVPKSRHDEIYAQARFDSGKVYRDLTEPSPIDEKTVTIPTLTIGAGKDRATPIKAVRRVGQKYKGAGVPGDYIEYAQHAHWIVDEPGTDKVVADMLEWLDRKLPDTAPAAEPQPVM, from the coding sequence ATGAGCCGGACGATACTGATGATCCACGGCGTCGGGTGCGGCGGCGAAGCCTGGGGCCCGATGCAGCGCGCCTTCGAAGCGGCTGGATGGCGCGTCGAGGCCCCGACCCTGTTCGAAGACCAGCGCACGATCGACAATCCGCCAGACAGCCTGAAAGACCTCACCCTCACCGACTATATCGAGGCAATGTCCGCCAAGGCGCGCGAGATTGAGGGCGAGACCGGCGCAAAGCCTGTCATCATGGGCCACTCCATGGGCGGCCTCATCGCGCAGAACCTTGCCGCGCGCGGCGACGCCTCTGCCGCCATCTTCCTGACGCCAGCCCAGACCCCGGACTGCCAGGTGCAGGATCTGCGCCTGATGATCACCTTCTGGAGCATCCTGAAGGCAGGCAAAAAGAACGTCCCGGAGAACAGCTACAAGGTTGGCAAGTTCGGCTTCAAATGGGGCGTGATGAACGAGGTCCCCAAGAGCCGCCACGATGAGATCTATGCGCAGGCCCGCTTTGATTCAGGCAAGGTCTACCGCGACCTGACAGAGCCTTCCCCGATCGACGAGAAGACCGTCACCATCCCGACGCTGACCATCGGCGCGGGCAAGGACCGCGCAACCCCGATCAAGGCGGTCCGCCGCGTCGGCCAGAAGTATAAGGGTGCAGGCGTTCCGGGCGACTATATCGAATACGCCCAGCACGCACACTGGATCGTGGATGAGCCGGGCACCGACAAGGTCGTCGCCGACATGCTTGAATGGCTGGATCGCAAATTGCCGGACACGGCCCCGGCGGCAGAGCCTCAGCCCGTCATGTGA
- a CDS encoding 1-acyl-sn-glycerol-3-phosphate acyltransferase — MNAVRSFLFVIWLYGGMAVIGITCLPTLLLPRKFAVAAIRFYAQYIRVGLRLLCGIRVELRGHEHIPQGPVLIAGKHQAMLDVFIPFILFSDPAIILKRELLWYPALGWYALKTKMIPIDRAGTTKTLKKMLREAKARTEQGRQVLIYPEGTRQPAGATLDYKSAGITALYNQLDVPIVPLATNSGLCWKPRGMVRKPGLVIYEALPPIPAGLDRKDMFARLKVELETASDALLDEGLAAQGRTRADLAVN, encoded by the coding sequence TTGAACGCTGTGCGCTCATTCCTGTTCGTTATCTGGTTATATGGCGGCATGGCCGTCATCGGCATCACCTGCCTGCCGACCCTGCTCCTGCCGCGCAAATTCGCTGTGGCCGCCATCCGGTTCTACGCCCAATACATCCGCGTCGGCCTCCGTCTCCTCTGCGGCATCAGGGTTGAGCTGCGCGGACACGAACACATCCCGCAGGGCCCTGTCCTCATCGCCGGTAAGCATCAGGCCATGCTGGACGTCTTCATCCCATTCATCCTCTTCTCTGACCCGGCCATCATCCTGAAGCGCGAACTGCTCTGGTACCCCGCGCTCGGCTGGTATGCCCTCAAGACGAAGATGATTCCCATCGACCGGGCCGGCACAACAAAGACGCTGAAAAAGATGCTGCGCGAGGCAAAGGCCCGTACCGAACAAGGCCGCCAGGTGCTCATCTATCCGGAAGGCACCCGCCAGCCCGCAGGCGCGACCCTGGATTATAAATCTGCCGGGATTACCGCCCTCTACAATCAGCTAGACGTGCCGATCGTCCCACTCGCGACCAATTCCGGGCTTTGCTGGAAACCGCGCGGCATGGTCCGCAAGCCGGGTCTCGTCATCTATGAAGCCCTGCCCCCGATCCCTGCCGGCCTTGATCGCAAGGACATGTTTGCCCGGCTGAAGGTGGAACTGGAAACGGCCTCAGACGCATTGCTGGACGAGGGCCTAGCAGCGCAGGGCCGCACGCGCGCTGATCTGGCAGTAAACTAA
- the ftsE gene encoding cell division ATP-binding protein FtsE, which produces MTQAGAPLASEPAVELNGVSLRYDTADDILTDIDIRLKPGTFTFLTGPSGAGKSSLLKLLYLAHAPTSGEVRLFGQRTADMSRNQLSALRRRIGVVFQDFRLLDHLTAFENVALPLRVSGEKPEDYRDEVVDLVRWVGLGERMHAFPPALSGGEQQRLAIARALINKPDILIADEPTGNVDPDMARRIFRLFIELNRRLNTTVIIATHDMHIIREFKAPVLKLQDGLLFADSSYEQV; this is translated from the coding sequence ATGACCCAGGCGGGCGCGCCTCTTGCCAGTGAACCGGCTGTTGAGCTGAACGGCGTCAGCCTTCGCTACGACACGGCTGACGATATCCTCACCGATATCGATATCCGGCTGAAACCGGGGACGTTCACCTTCCTGACCGGCCCGTCAGGCGCAGGCAAATCATCCCTTCTGAAGCTGCTCTACCTCGCCCATGCGCCAACATCCGGCGAAGTGCGCCTGTTCGGCCAGCGCACCGCCGACATGTCCCGCAACCAGCTCTCGGCGCTTCGCCGCCGCATCGGTGTCGTCTTTCAGGATTTTCGCCTGCTCGACCACCTCACCGCCTTCGAGAATGTCGCCCTGCCTTTGCGGGTCAGCGGCGAAAAGCCTGAGGACTACCGCGACGAAGTCGTCGATCTTGTGCGCTGGGTCGGCCTCGGCGAACGCATGCACGCCTTCCCCCCGGCGCTTTCAGGCGGCGAGCAGCAGCGCCTTGCCATCGCCCGCGCGCTGATCAACAAGCCGGATATCCTCATCGCGGATGAGCCGACCGGCAACGTTGATCCGGATATGGCCCGGCGCATCTTCCGCCTCTTTATTGAGCTCAATCGCCGCCTCAATACGACTGTCATCATCGCCACGCACGACATGCACATCATCCGTGAGTTCAAGGCGCCGGTGCTCAAGCTGCAGGACGGGCTGCTCTTTGCAGACAGCTCCTACGAGCAAGTATGA
- a CDS encoding RNA polymerase sigma factor, whose amino-acid sequence MTRDTGRIFDELLLISARAGDRRAGERLAARWQPRLLRTARRLLRDEDEAVEAVQNAWAAICRGWFTLQDPARFPAWAFTILHRKCADRIRGNQTDRARHAELTPDAGAVARGASEDGLAIRQAMDGLSDDHRAAAVLFFGEGMTLIEVAEITGVPVGTAKSRIFHARRQMKAALEGDEE is encoded by the coding sequence ATGACCCGGGACACAGGACGCATATTCGATGAGCTTCTGCTCATCTCGGCACGTGCTGGCGACCGAAGGGCTGGAGAGCGTTTGGCCGCGCGTTGGCAGCCGCGGCTTCTGCGTACCGCAAGACGCTTGCTGCGCGATGAGGATGAGGCGGTTGAGGCAGTCCAGAATGCCTGGGCGGCGATCTGCCGGGGCTGGTTCACGCTGCAAGACCCGGCGCGGTTTCCGGCATGGGCCTTCACCATCCTGCACCGCAAATGCGCAGACCGCATCAGGGGCAACCAGACCGACCGGGCGCGCCATGCAGAGCTGACGCCTGATGCTGGCGCCGTAGCAAGGGGCGCCTCGGAAGATGGGCTCGCCATTCGGCAGGCGATGGACGGCCTCAGCGACGACCACCGCGCCGCTGCTGTCCTGTTCTTTGGCGAGGGGATGACCCTCATCGAGGTCGCAGAGATTACGGGCGTGCCGGTGGGCACGGCCAAATCGAGGATTTTTCACGCACGCCGCCAGATGAAGGCGGCTTTGGAAGGAGATGAAGAATGA
- a CDS encoding RNA pyrophosphohydrolase produces the protein MTIQTPDPSLYRPNVGLVLFSATGYIFLGRRINGRGAFQWQMPQGGIDEGETAHDAALRELEEEIGVSDKLVDVLEETSDWLFYEFPAEVRRRMPGAFIGQRQKWFALRFKGSDSDIRLDRHTPEFDAWRWARLSEAPAAIVPFKRPVYQAVAERFRPWAGENFALETKAGETP, from the coding sequence GTGACCATCCAGACACCTGATCCCTCGCTCTATCGCCCAAATGTCGGCCTCGTCCTGTTCTCGGCGACCGGCTACATCTTCCTTGGCCGCCGTATAAACGGGCGCGGCGCGTTCCAGTGGCAGATGCCGCAGGGCGGCATCGACGAAGGGGAAACGGCCCACGACGCGGCCCTGCGAGAGCTCGAAGAAGAAATCGGCGTCTCCGACAAGCTTGTCGACGTGCTCGAGGAAACCTCTGACTGGCTGTTCTATGAATTTCCGGCCGAAGTGCGCCGCCGCATGCCGGGCGCCTTTATCGGCCAGCGCCAGAAATGGTTTGCCCTGCGCTTCAAGGGCTCTGACAGCGACATCCGCCTCGACCGCCACACACCTGAATTCGACGCATGGCGATGGGCCCGCCTCAGCGAAGCGCCCGCAGCCATCGTGCCGTTCAAACGCCCTGTCTATCAGGCCGTCGCTGAACGCTTCCGCCCCTGGGCGGGTGAGAATTTTGCCCTTGAGACAAAAGCAGGAGAAACGCCATGA
- a CDS encoding S41 family peptidase, with protein sequence MTMRAMLTGAAIGVVMGGVAVGVSAVAWPDPGTSSSRAETYRQLDLFAEVLARARADYVTEIDEAEAMEAAINGMLGSLDPHSSYLSAEDFSAMQVQASGEYGGLGIEVQMEDGFVKVITPMDDSPASRAGLQSGDLLTAINGKPIVGLNIDDAVEDMRGPPGTEIIVSVMREGEDPFDVTMEREVIRPKSVDWKTVDEDVAYIRISTFNERTTDLLEDAFEGVSDELGNRPAGIILDLRNNGGGLLDQAISVSDKFLSGGEVVSTIGRRPSDIARYNARSGEVFQNVPIVVLINNGTASASEIVAGALQDRGRATVLGMTSFGKGSVQTVIPLGSDRGAIRLTTSRYYTPSGRSIQATGIVPDMEVAQARVSEEELARIRRFSEADLPNALTNEDGAEREIPHLPKEQPPEDYEGEDYQLDRALEVLRGGQMSATETPQAG encoded by the coding sequence ATGACCATGAGAGCAATGCTGACGGGGGCTGCAATCGGTGTCGTAATGGGCGGGGTCGCCGTAGGCGTCTCGGCCGTCGCATGGCCAGATCCTGGCACAAGCAGCAGCCGAGCGGAAACCTACCGACAGCTTGATCTTTTTGCCGAAGTGCTGGCCCGCGCCCGCGCCGACTACGTCACCGAAATCGACGAAGCCGAAGCGATGGAAGCGGCAATCAACGGCATGCTCGGCTCGCTCGACCCGCACTCATCTTACCTGTCGGCAGAAGACTTCTCCGCCATGCAGGTCCAGGCCTCCGGCGAATATGGCGGCCTCGGAATCGAAGTTCAGATGGAAGATGGCTTCGTCAAAGTCATCACGCCGATGGACGACTCCCCGGCCTCGCGCGCAGGCCTGCAGAGCGGCGACCTGCTCACAGCCATTAATGGCAAGCCTATTGTCGGCCTCAACATTGATGACGCTGTCGAAGACATGCGCGGGCCTCCGGGCACCGAAATCATCGTCAGCGTCATGCGCGAAGGCGAAGACCCGTTCGACGTCACCATGGAGCGCGAAGTCATCCGTCCAAAGTCCGTCGACTGGAAGACGGTTGACGAAGACGTGGCCTATATCCGCATCTCCACCTTCAATGAGCGCACGACCGATCTTCTCGAAGATGCGTTCGAGGGCGTGTCCGATGAGCTTGGCAACCGCCCGGCTGGCATCATTCTCGACCTGCGCAACAATGGCGGCGGCCTGCTCGATCAGGCGATCTCTGTCTCCGACAAGTTCCTGTCGGGCGGCGAAGTCGTGTCGACCATTGGCCGTCGGCCAAGCGACATTGCCCGCTACAATGCCCGCTCCGGTGAAGTTTTCCAGAACGTGCCGATTGTTGTGCTGATCAATAATGGCACCGCATCCGCCTCTGAAATCGTCGCTGGCGCCCTTCAAGACCGTGGACGCGCCACCGTTCTCGGCATGACCAGCTTTGGCAAGGGCTCGGTTCAGACCGTCATTCCGCTTGGCAGTGATCGCGGCGCAATCCGCCTCACCACCTCGCGCTATTACACCCCGTCCGGACGGTCCATCCAGGCCACCGGTATCGTGCCTGACATGGAAGTCGCGCAGGCCCGCGTCTCCGAGGAAGAACTGGCCCGTATCCGCCGCTTCTCCGAAGCCGACCTGCCGAATGCGCTGACCAATGAGGACGGCGCCGAGCGTGAAATTCCGCACCTTCCAAAGGAGCAACCTCCTGAGGACTATGAAGGCGAAGACTATCAGCTCGACCGTGCCCTCGAAGTCCTTCGCGGCGGCCAGATGAGCGCGACGGAAACGCCGCAGGCCGGTTAA